From the Cryptomeria japonica chromosome 2, Sugi_1.0, whole genome shotgun sequence genome, one window contains:
- the LOC131058622 gene encoding uncharacterized protein LOC131058622, with protein sequence MSNKLEAILPKFVFPTQAGFVKGKYILENLVTSWEALNWAKHSNQKVAMFLLDFEKAYDRIEWSFINMMLQAFGFPSFFCGIVNMFLKDAHAQIDVNGSLSTSFPLGRSIRQGCPLAPALFVIASEALFYILRNNTLSPTVKGVILPNNKEIINCQFVDDTSLFHETSEDNFVAMINKLNFFCKISGARLSHAKSICLGWDDQPPNWFNKFDFQWGGPSKIVRYLGIPFSVDPSLKEMWAWVKGKIHNKLNKWHNRSLSFAGRIQICQKNLSSYNIYYASAWMFNDCQVMDIQKAIRNYLWSNGKGNKKMHSINWKWCHVDKLLGGLGLKDLRLSGLALASKWIFHALEGDESWKVLIRNNIERGYPKSAKFWKNLPLTDLICGEFPITVQGSAVFKSIWKAWNYVRQFITNKDFFDNKTLHDERSIWWNLKLGDKPLALTQGCSAKYWANLGIKQFIDIFEIDRLILWDDLKNKFKLLDSHKKTYSMIVKASKNIPFLCHVDSNSYLNIKWPDGIIISKLKAKNIYSVLNYNVDVINHVNNIWNTDLDISSWKKYFDYLWKSSIDPKIKCFKWLLILNKLLVRSSFSDVNYCTICRTPETGNHIFFECSFAKEVWLMFGISIPSNFNFFEVITGFISNTKKDANMFWDITSSSILWQIWKCRNEERFQNIPRMLTESFRSLTYFKKISQIQITMKINKAKFKRLLKDGHATFFANDVKNGYFWRLHLDNIHDFNQTFGRIRKEIKRRPHNATNESVYMLKQIQDQKSMVWMDGAMGWLA encoded by the coding sequence ATGTCAAACAAGCTCGAGGCCATTCTCCCCAAATTTGTTTTTCCTACCCAAGCTGGATTTGTGAAGGGCAAATATATTTTAGAGAATCTTGTTACCAGCTGGgaagctcttaactgggctaagCATTCTAATCAAAAGGTTGCTATGTTCTTGCTGGATTttgaaaaggcttatgatagaatTGAATGGAGCTTTATTAATATGATGCTCCAGGCCTTTGGTTTCCCATCCTTCTTTTGTGGCATTGTGAATATGTTTCTCAAGGATGCTCATGCTCAAATTGATGTTAATGGTTCCTTGTCTACTTCTTTCCCTTTGGGAAGATCGATTAGACAAGGGTGTCCTCTTGCTCCCGCCCTTTTTGTTATTGCTTCTGAAGCTCTTTTTTATATTCTTAGAAACAACACTTTATCCCCAACTGTTAAAGGTGTCATTCTTCCTAATAATAAAGAGATTATTAATTGTCAGTTTGTCGATGATACTTCTCTGTTTCATGAAACCTCTGAAGACAATTTTGTTGctatgattaataaacttaatTTCTTCTgtaaaatttcaggagctagattgTCTCATGCCAAATCTATTTGTCTTGGGTGGGATGATCAACCTCCTAATTGGTTTAATAAATTTGATTTCCAATGGGGTGGCCCCTCTAAAATTGTCAGATATTTGGGTATCCCCTTTTCTGTTGACCCCTCTTTGAAAGAGATGTGGGCTTGGGTTAAGGGTAAGATCCATAATAAACTAAACAAGTGGCACAATAGGTCTCTATCTTTTGCTGGAAGGATCCAAATCTGCCAAAAAAATTTGTCCTCTTACAACATTTATTATGCCTCTGCTTGGATGTTTAATGACTGTCAAGTTATGGACATCCAGAAGGCTATAAGAAATTATCTTTGGTCTAATGGGAAGGGAAATAAAAAGATGCATTCTATCAATTGGAAGTGGTGTCATGTTGATAAGCTCCTTGGGGGCCTAGGGTTGAAAGACCTGAGACTTAGTGGTCTTGCTTTGGCCtccaaatggatctttcatgccTTGGAGGGAGATGAGTCTTGGAAAGTTTTGATTCGTAACAATATTGAGAGGGGATATCCTAAAAGTGCCAAATTCTGGAAAAATCTTCCTCTCACTGATCTCATTTGTGGTGAATTTCCTATTACTGTTCAAGGCTCAGCGGTctttaaatccatctggaaagctTGGAACTATGTTAGGCAATTCATCACTAACAAAGATTTTTTTGATAATAAAACCCTCCACGATGAAaggtccatttggtggaaccttAAGCTTGGTGATAAACCTCTTGCTCTTACCCAAGGGTGCTCAGCTAAGTATTGGGCTAACCTTGGAATCAAGCAATTCATTGATATCTTTGAAATAGACAGACTTATCCTTTGGGATGATCTTAAGAATAAGTTTAAACTTCTTGATTCTCATAAAAAGACTTATAGTATGATTGTTAAAGCTAGTAAAAACATTCCTTTTCTGTGTCATGTGGACTCTAATAGTTATTTAAATATAAAATGGCCTGATGGTATTATCATTTCTAAGCTTAAGGCTAAGAATATTTATTCTGTTTTAAATTATAATGTTGATGTTATCAATCATGTTAACAATATTTGGAATACTGATTTGGATATTTCTTcttggaaaaagtattttgattaTCTTTGGAAAAGCTCCATTGATCCtaaaattaaatgttttaaatggttaCTTATTCTTAATAAGCTTCTTGTTAGGAGTTCTTTCTCTGATGTTAACTATTGCACCATTTGCAGAACCCCGGAAACGGGAAATCATATTTTCTTTGAGTGCAGTTTTGCTAAAGAGGTTTGGTTAATGTTCGGTATTTCTatcccttctaatttcaatttctttGAAGTTATTACTGGGTTTATCTCGAATACTAAAAAAGATGCTAACATGTTTTGGGATATTACCTCATCTAGCATTTTATGGCAAATTTGGAAGTGCAGAAATGAAGAAAGGTTTCAAAATATCCCCAGAatgcttactgagtcttttcgaagtctcacatattttaaaaaaatttcgcAGATTCAAATCACCATGAAAATCAACAAGGCTAAATTCAAAAGGCTGCTCAAGGACGGTCATGCTACCTTTTTTGCCAATGACGTTAAGAATGGATATTTCTGGAGGTTGCATTTGGATAATATACATGATTTCAATCAAACTTTCGGCAGAATTAGAAAGGAGATTAAAAGAAGACCTCACAATGCTACTAATGAGTCGGTTTACATGTTGAAACAAATTCAAGATCAGAAAAGCATGGTGTGGATGGATGGCGCTATGGGTTGGCTGGCTTAG